AGTAACCAAGGAGCTTGCATTCCAATTGCCGGAAAGATTGACCGGATAACTATACTGTGCTCCCTTGTTCAGAACAATACCTCCAGGAAGCACAGAATCACGCTGTGCAATAAAAGTTGAATTTCCAATATAATTCATTGTATTTCCAGCGCTTAACATAAGAATGAATGTCTGTCCAGTTTTAGGGGTGAGAGTATAACGAAATAAAGCCCGGTTAGATGTTTGTTGACTCAGGTTCGGATTTCCGCCAGTGACCATCAATGGATTCGTGTTGTTTATTACGTTTTCTAATTGCTGCACAGAAGGAGCCGAAGTAGACGAACGTAACATGAAATGAATTGAGCTAATCGAGCTTACTTTATAGTTAAGCATTACCATAGGCAACAGGCTTGTATACGAAAAATGAGTATTCTGAGGCAACGGGAATGTCTCATCACCCATTAAGGTGGCATGTTGTAAATTCAGATTCGCCATCAACATTAATCCATTGATATTACGGTAACGATACCCTAATCCGCCACTTTGTGTCAAATAATCGCTGTTATACACATTTGATAGAGACGTATCCAACTGCTGTGTAAAATATTGATATGCCCTTTGATCGATGTCACGTCTATTATAATTTATTCTATATGACAATTGAATCATGCCGTGCTTACTCATTGGTTCAGTGTAAATCAAACTACTTCCCCAATTGTATCCATTGGAATTATTGAGCAAGGTTTGATAGGTATTGGTTGTGTCGGCTTGGGTATTAAAAAAGCTATGTGCCTCATAATATCCATCCTGATGATTGGTATTTGAGCCATAATTCACATAGGCAGATATGGTTCTTCCTGGTTTACTGAAGCGGTGACGATACAGCAACGACAGTGATATATTGCTTGCATCTGTTACATTATTGCTTTTGTTTGAGGTTTGATTATTAAGAACTCCGTTTAAGAAAGTTTGTCCGAAGGTTGTACTACTGTTTATATTCCGTTGAAAAAGCAGTGATGGAGTAAACGTAAACCAGTTACTTTCATCAGGTCTGTAATCCAGCCTCATATTAAACCGATGATTGTAATTTGTAGCATCAGTATGATCTTCTTCGTTATAAATCCGCCCAACATCGGCAGCGTCGAAATATGTACGGGCAACCGATTGGTCCTGTAAATTATTAGTCATGTTGAAGAAATATCCGGTTGTTATGGTCATCTTTTTACCCCAATTATCTGAATAGTTGAATCCACCTGCATTAGTTCTCGTGAGTCCCCCTTGAGAACCTATCATACCACCACCAAAACTACCACCACGAAAACCGCGAAATCCTCCACCACCCATAACTCCACCTAAATCTTCGTCCGAAAAATTTTGTTGATTGATGTTGTTGGACATACCTAATAATGTGATACGCCGATTACCATTGAATACATTTACTGACGCTGAACTTTGATAATCAATATCGTGACTATGATCTTCACCTGCACCATCAATAATTTTTCCAAAAATACCGGTTTGCATTCCACGACGAGTAACGACATTGATGGTTTTAATCGAATTCCCATCATCAAATCCTGTAAATTCAGCTTGATCACTTTTTTTGTCAAATACTTCAATATTCTTTACAATCTCAGCAGGCAGATTTTTTAACGCCAGCGTTGGGTCTCCGTTAAAGAACGGTTTCCCATCTACCAAAACCTGTTGTACGGTTTCGCCCTGAGCCTGAATAGTCCCAGAATTATCAACCACAATACCCGGCATCTTGGAAATCAGAGTCTCTGCATCAGATCCTTGCAATGTTTTGAAAGCATCAGCATTATATTTTAATGTATCGGACACCTGAATAGCACGTGTTTCACGGCCAACAGCCACTACCTCATTAAGCGCCACTGTTTTTTCATGTAAAATGATAATGCCTACATCTTGCCCGTTCTGAGTAATTTTTACATTCTGGGTTGTTGTGTTAAAACCCACATACGATACCTGCATAACATAAGGTCCAAGATAGGGTACGTTTACCGTAAATGATCCATCGTTTGCGGTAACATTTCCTACTCTTTGGTCAGAATGATTAGCAGGCCACAAATAAACTGTTGCTCCCGGTAATGAACGATGTCGGGTATCATTTACGTGTCCCTTGACACTGAATGTTTGTGCTGCGGATATGCCTGCAAACATACAAAACACGGCAAAGAATAAATGTTTCTTCATACTCTTCAAGAAAACCTGAGATTAAATTTATACTAAAGCAAAATGTGACTTTTGTAAATAAGACATTCGCTTTGCAAAAAGGTTTAATACGCACGTGTATTTTTTACCTTTATTCCTGAAGATAATTCCTGTCATTTGTAAGCACTACATGACCTATTCGACATTGAAGGCACTTTTTTAAATCGCAATAGTTCATTTTTAATTGAATAAGTGCCTGAGAATCAAACGATGAAACAACTTTAATATTCAACGCTTTCCATCCGTCAAGAATATGATTCCGCTCTGCAGGTATTTTTTCTAAAAGCTCTAAGGCATTCTCCTGTAAACATAAATTGTCTTTATGTTTGCCATAAAGAAAAAGAAAGGGTATTACGGTGTTTATAATCAACAAAGATATTGTTTTGTCTCCTAATGGTTTTTTTGACGCCCGTGAAGTGTGGCAGAATGAATAATGGGTTTGCCAATAGTTGGAAGGTTCGCAACAAAACAAAGAACTAATATAGTTTATTTTTTGATTTTCAAGTAGTTTTGAGAATAATTTTGAAGATTGATGAATCAATGCTGCGAGTTGTGCAATTCGTACGGTAGGAAAATTAACAGGACGTAAACGGAGCATGTTCCAGAGGTGTCCATCAAGGGGTTTCAAAGCATATTTTTTGCGTAGAAAGAGAGATTCTCGTTGTAAATCTTTCATATATGCGTCATCTCCAGGTATTTCCGGCAGGATGTCCAACAAGCCGGATTGTCCGAATAATAGTGCCTCAATCTGCAAAAGATTATTTTTATGTTTTCCCAGAATATTATGAGGCAACGATTTGGCTAATTGTTCAAAAGAATCTCCATTAAGATGCAATCCAAAATTACGCGTCAAAAGGATATAAAAGCTTTCCTCCCAATCATAGCCGGTATATTGTAGGATATCTTCGATTTGAGATGATTTTTGTTCAAGACGTTCAATCATTAGCGCGTTTAACCACCCATGCAACAAAACAGGATGGACCTTGTCAATCATATGACTACATGCTACAAAAGGTTTTTGTTGCAACAAAAGTGCATATTTTTCTTCCAGATCTATAAACAAAGGAAGTATAAGTTGGGGAATTTCTTCTCCGTCAGGCCGTTTTATTACAGCGTCACAATCGGTCACAACATGTAAAATAACAGATTGGTAGCGATTATCCTGATCATGATGATGTCTAAACCAGTCGGATGAACGAAGATGTACTTCGACATTCCCAGCCCAAAGCGTATCTTCAATTTTAACTTTAGCATTGAAAAAGTCAGGACCTGCATCACTATTGAGCCGTCCTGTATCAATCACTTCAAGTGGGCATCCGTTAGTAGTACACAAATCATTGTGATAAAACAATTTGTGTTGCCATGCATATTGTAATAATGCTTCTTTCATAGAGACGTGCAATAACAATGAAATTTTTCAAAGTTACGCATTTTTGCATATTACAAAAAAATATCTCAAAGCGGTTTTTATAAATCATTCCTTTTTCAGTAGCATAAAGAGATTTTGTCTTCAAAAAGAGATTTTTGCCGTTGGTTTTTACGCAATGATCGTCGTATCTTTGCAAAAAGCATGGAAAAGTTCGGTTTTGTGACGTATTTCCATAAAAACAAACATTTTACTATCATTTTTAAACCCAAATGGCGTTTTATAAAACAAGCATGTCAATGATATACAATATGTAATCAAACCAACATGCGAGTAATATATCGCTTAATAAAACAACTTGTTATCGTATGAAGTATATCATTATACTGGGTGATGGCATGGCCGATGAGCCCATTAAGGAACTTGGAAATAAAACGCCATTACAGGTAGCACATAAACCGGTAATTGATCATCTTGCCACAATCGGAAACTGTGGGATGGTTAATACTATTCCTAAGGGGTTCACACCGGGAAGCGAAATTGCGAATATGGCGGTGTTAGGCTATGATGTACCAAAAGTTTTTGAAGGCCGTGGCTCATTAGAAGCAGCAAGCATGGGCATTCCCATTGAAAATGGAGAAATGGCAATGCGATGTAATTTGATATGCATTGAAAACAAACGAATTAAAAATCACTCCGCCGGACAT
The sequence above is drawn from the Microbacter margulisiae genome and encodes:
- a CDS encoding TonB-dependent receptor, whose translation is MKKHLFFAVFCMFAGISAAQTFSVKGHVNDTRHRSLPGATVYLWPANHSDQRVGNVTANDGSFTVNVPYLGPYVMQVSYVGFNTTTQNVKITQNGQDVGIIILHEKTVALNEVVAVGRETRAIQVSDTLKYNADAFKTLQGSDAETLISKMPGIVVDNSGTIQAQGETVQQVLVDGKPFFNGDPTLALKNLPAEIVKNIEVFDKKSDQAEFTGFDDGNSIKTINVVTRRGMQTGIFGKIIDGAGEDHSHDIDYQSSASVNVFNGNRRITLLGMSNNINQQNFSDEDLGGVMGGGGFRGFRGGSFGGGMIGSQGGLTRTNAGGFNYSDNWGKKMTITTGYFFNMTNNLQDQSVARTYFDAADVGRIYNEEDHTDATNYNHRFNMRLDYRPDESNWFTFTPSLLFQRNINSSTTFGQTFLNGVLNNQTSNKSNNVTDASNISLSLLYRHRFSKPGRTISAYVNYGSNTNHQDGYYEAHSFFNTQADTTNTYQTLLNNSNGYNWGSSLIYTEPMSKHGMIQLSYRINYNRRDIDQRAYQYFTQQLDTSLSNVYNSDYLTQSGGLGYRYRNINGLMLMANLNLQHATLMGDETFPLPQNTHFSYTSLLPMVMLNYKVSSISSIHFMLRSSTSAPSVQQLENVINNTNPLMVTGGNPNLSQQTSNRALFRYTLTPKTGQTFILMLSAGNTMNYIGNSTFIAQRDSVLPGGIVLNKGAQYSYPVNLSGNWNASSLVTFGFPVDFLKSNLNLSTMFTYNRLPAIYNGVSEITKNYVITPKAILGSNISDKVDFTLSYGASFNMARNQMFSNQNSTYLNQIAQFKFDWILWEGFTLENVLTYQGNSGMSHGYNQNYFLWNAAVGKKIFKNQRGEIKLQAYDLLHQNKSLSQNVYDTYYEDVSTNVMKPYMMLTFTYDLRNFKGAQYQKEQQDRKRHWEGMPGGHPPGGMMGPEGGYPHPPM
- a CDS encoding DUF2851 family protein; translation: MKEALLQYAWQHKLFYHNDLCTTNGCPLEVIDTGRLNSDAGPDFFNAKVKIEDTLWAGNVEVHLRSSDWFRHHHDQDNRYQSVILHVVTDCDAVIKRPDGEEIPQLILPLFIDLEEKYALLLQQKPFVACSHMIDKVHPVLLHGWLNALMIERLEQKSSQIEDILQYTGYDWEESFYILLTRNFGLHLNGDSFEQLAKSLPHNILGKHKNNLLQIEALLFGQSGLLDILPEIPGDDAYMKDLQRESLFLRKKYALKPLDGHLWNMLRLRPVNFPTVRIAQLAALIHQSSKLFSKLLENQKINYISSLFCCEPSNYWQTHYSFCHTSRASKKPLGDKTISLLIINTVIPFLFLYGKHKDNLCLQENALELLEKIPAERNHILDGWKALNIKVVSSFDSQALIQLKMNYCDLKKCLQCRIGHVVLTNDRNYLQE